The proteins below come from a single Argentina anserina chromosome 1, drPotAnse1.1, whole genome shotgun sequence genomic window:
- the LOC126794451 gene encoding subtilisin-like protease SBT1.8 translates to MPMASSEAKFLFVALTVLLPCLSVTAKQTYIVQMKHHSKPSSFATHTDWYSAHLQALSPDSDSDSDSGSGSLLYTYDAAYHGFAASLDPDQAETLRQSDSVVGVYEDTIYNLHTTRTPEFLGLETANGFWAGHLLHDLSTASNDVIVGVLDTGVWPESRSFNDVGMPEIPSRWRGQCESGIDFSPSLCNKKLIGARSFSKGYRMASGGSYMKKPKEAESPRDQDGHGTHTSSTAAGSLVANASLLGYASGTARGMAPHARVATYKVCWTTGCFGSDILAGMDRAILDGVDVMSLSLGGGSAPYFRDTIAIGGFTAMERGIFVSCSAGNSGPSRASLANTAPWIMTVGAGTLDRDFPAYALLGNQNRFTGVSLYSGAGMGSRPVGLVYNNGSNTSSNLCLPGSLQPETVRGKVVVCDRGVNARVEKGGVVRAAGGVGMILANTAASGEEMVADSHLLPAVAVGRKVGDMIREYAQSDPNPTAVISFGGTVLNVRPSPVVAAFSSRGPNLVTPQILKPDVIGPGVNILAAWSEAIGPTGLEEDTRKSQFNIMSGTSMSCPHISGLAALLKAAHPNWSPSAIKSALMTTAYTHDNTKAPLSDAAGGQFSNPWAHGSGHVDPSKAVSPGLVYDISSDDYVSFLCSLGYTIQQVQAVAKRNVTCARKYSDPGQLNYPSFSVVFGNKRIVRYTRELTNVGTARSLYKVIVSGPPGVKTIVKPSSLFFATVGEKKKYTVTFVSAKSGSRSSRSEFGSIVWANTLHVVKSPVAFAWTLL, encoded by the exons ATGCCTATGGCCTCCTCCGAGGCCAAGTTCTTGTTCGTAGCTTTAACTGTTCTTCTACCATGTCTATCTGTAACCGCCAAACAGACCTACATAGTTCAAATGAAGCACCACTCAAAACCCTCCTCGTTTGCAACCCACACTGATTGGTACTCCGCCCACCTCCAAGCTCTGTCCCCTGACTCTGACTCTGACTCCGATTCCGGTTCTGGCTCCCTCCTCTACACATACGACGCCGCCTACCACGGCTTCGCTGCTTCTTTAGATCCCGACCAGGCCGAGACGCTGCGGCAGTCGGATTCTGTAGTGGGTGTATACGAGGATACTATATACAACCTCCACACCACTAGAACGCCCGAGTTTTTGGGTCTGGAAACCGCTAATGGATTCTGGGCCGGACACTTGCTCCACGACCTGAGCACTGCCTCCAATGACGTCATTGTCGGGGTTCTGGACACCGGAGTCTGGCCGGAGAGTAGGAGCTTCAACGATGTGGGCATGCCAGAGATCCCGTCTAGGTGGCGCGGACAGTGTGAGTCCGGCATCGATTTCAGCCCTTCCCTCTGTAACAAGAAGCTGATCGGAGCCCGGAGCTTCTCCAAAGGCTACCGCATGGCCTCCGGCGGTAGTTACATGAAGAAACCCAAAGAGGCAGAGTCACCGAGAGACCAGGACGGGCATGGGACCCACACTTCCAGCACCGCCGCGGGTTCGCTGGTGGCGAATGCTAGTTTGCTGGGCTACGCGAGCGGCACGGCGCGTGGGATGGCGCCTCACGCGCGGGTGGCGACCTACAAGGTGTGCTGGACCACGGGCTGCTTCGGGTCTGATATCCTCGCGGGTATGGATCGGGCCATCCTCGACGGAGTCGATGTGATGTCGCTGTCTCTGGGCGGTGGGTCCGCCCCTTATTTTAGGGACACAATTGCAATTGGAGGTTTCACGGCCATGGAGAGGGGCATTTTCGTCTCCTGCTCTGCCGGAAATAGCGGGCCGAGTAGGGCCTCATTGGCCAACACAGCTCCGTGGATCATGACGGTTGGAGCCGGGACCTTGGACCGGGACTTCCCGGCTTACGCTTTGCTCGGGAACCAAAACCGGTTCACCGGAGTGTCACTATACAGTGGGGCCGGAATGGGATCGAGGCCAGTTGGGTTGGTTTACAACAATGGAAGTAACACTTCCAGCAATCTGTGCTTGCCCGGTTCGCTCCAACCGGAAACCGTACGGGGGAAAGTGGTGGTGTGCGACAGGGGAGTTAACGCACGTGTGGAGAAGGGTGGAGTTGTACGCGCCGCCGGTGGGGTTGGGATGATACTAGCCAACACCGCCGCCAGCGGCGAGGAAATGGTGGCGGACAGTCACTTGTTGCCGGCGGTTGCGGTCGGGAGGAAAGTCGGTGACATGATAAGGGAGTATGCGCAGTCAGATCCGAACCCTACGGCGGTGATTAGCTTTGGTGGTACGGTGCTGAATGTAAGGCCGTCGCCGGTGGTGGCGGCATTTAGCTCTCGTGGGCCTAACTTGGTGACTCCGCAGATCTTGAAGCCCGATGTGATTGGTCCAGGAGTTAACATCTTGGCTGCATGGTCAGAGGCTATTGGGCCCACTGGGCTTGAGGAGGACACTAGGAAGAGTCAGTTCAACATCATGTCAG GTACATCTATGTCATGCCCACACATTAGTGGACTTGCAGCATTGCTCAAAGCTGCTCATCCCAATTGGAGCCCAAGTGCAATTAAATCCGCACTCATGACTACAGCCTATACACATGACAACACCAAGGCTCCTCTCAGTGACGCTGCCGGAGGCCAATTTTCAAATCCGTGGGCACACGGTTCCGGCCATGTTGACCCCTCAAAAGCCGTCTCGCCAGGTCTTGTATACGACATTTCGAGTGATGACTATGTTTCATTTTTGTGCTCGTTGGGCTACACCATCCAACAGGTTCAAGCCGTTGCAAAGAGAAACGTTACATGCGCAAGAAAGTACTCTGATCCTGGACAACTCAACTACCCGTCATTCTCAGTTGTGTTTGGGAACAAGAGGATTGTGAGATACACTCGAGAGTTGACAAATGTAGGGACTGCACGTTCTTTATACAAGGTTATTGTGAGCGGACCACCCGGAGTGAAGACTATTGTGAAGCCCTCAAGCCTTTTCTTTGCAACTGTTggggagaagaagaagtacaCGGTCACCTTTGTGTCTGCCAAGAGCGGCAGTAGATCATCGAGGTCAGAATTTGGTTCAATTGTGTGGGCAAACACCCTACACGTGGTTAAGAGCCCAGTTGCTTTTGCATGGACGCTGTTGTGA